A genomic segment from Polyangium mundeleinium encodes:
- a CDS encoding sigma 54-interacting transcriptional regulator: MSVKSTLPLHSRAKELRLDGFSLTVIEGPGSGASFRAEMREVSVGTAQGNDLVLADPTVSRHHFSLSATPEGYLLKDLGSSNGTWVSGMRVLSGYVEPGARVRVGRTTLLVDQVNEDICEALSPEDGFGPLLGQSSAMRRIFAALPRVAQSDSTVLLEGETGTGKGVLAAAIHEASPRATGPFVVLDCAAIAPTLIESELFGHVKGSFTGAQADRAGAFEQAKGGTIFIDEIGELPLDMQPKLLRALEERSVKRVGGNQRVKLDVRVIAATNRDLRTEVNRNAFRADLFYRLNVVRIHVPPLRERTGDIERLARHFHADLVPDNPIPDDLLESLRRQSWPGNVRELRAAIERAVLFNDPAILALGNDVEPAPGVKDRDDDIDLEVPFRVCKQKASDQWERRYVRALLRATHDNISEASRRVKMDRSHLRTLLRKYGFRGADEGGA, encoded by the coding sequence ATGTCGGTGAAAAGCACGTTGCCCCTTCATTCCCGGGCCAAGGAGCTACGCCTCGACGGCTTCTCGCTCACCGTCATCGAGGGCCCCGGCTCCGGCGCCTCGTTCCGCGCCGAGATGCGCGAGGTCTCCGTCGGCACGGCCCAGGGAAACGACCTCGTGCTCGCCGATCCCACCGTCTCGCGCCACCATTTCAGCCTCTCGGCGACGCCCGAGGGGTATCTCTTGAAGGACCTCGGCTCCTCGAACGGGACCTGGGTCTCGGGCATGCGTGTCCTCTCCGGTTACGTCGAGCCCGGCGCCCGCGTGCGCGTCGGCCGGACGACGCTCCTCGTCGACCAGGTGAACGAGGACATCTGCGAGGCGCTGAGCCCCGAAGACGGCTTCGGCCCGCTGCTCGGCCAGAGCTCCGCCATGCGCCGCATTTTCGCGGCCTTGCCCCGCGTCGCGCAATCCGACAGCACGGTGCTCCTCGAAGGCGAGACGGGCACGGGAAAAGGCGTCCTCGCGGCGGCCATTCACGAGGCGAGCCCGCGCGCCACGGGGCCGTTCGTCGTGCTCGATTGCGCGGCCATCGCGCCGACGCTCATCGAGAGCGAGCTCTTTGGCCACGTCAAGGGCTCGTTCACGGGCGCGCAGGCCGACCGCGCGGGCGCATTCGAGCAAGCGAAGGGCGGCACCATTTTCATCGACGAAATCGGCGAGCTGCCCCTCGACATGCAGCCGAAGCTGCTCCGCGCCTTGGAGGAGCGCAGCGTCAAGCGCGTCGGCGGCAACCAGCGCGTCAAGCTCGACGTCCGCGTGATTGCCGCGACGAACCGCGACCTGCGCACGGAGGTCAACCGCAACGCATTCCGCGCCGACCTGTTCTACCGGCTCAACGTGGTGCGCATCCACGTCCCGCCGCTGCGCGAGCGCACCGGCGACATCGAGCGGCTCGCGCGCCATTTCCACGCCGATCTCGTCCCTGACAACCCCATCCCGGACGACCTCCTGGAGTCGCTCCGCCGTCAATCGTGGCCCGGCAACGTGCGCGAGCTGCGGGCCGCGATCGAGCGCGCCGTCCTCTTCAACGACCCGGCGATCCTGGCGCTCGGAAACGACGTCGAGCCGGCCCCGGGGGTCAAGGATCGGGACGACGACATCGACCTCGAGGTTCCCTTCCGCGTGTGCAAGCAAAAAGCTTCAGATCAATGGGAGCGGCGGTACGTGCGGGCGCTCTTGCGGGCGACGCACGACAACATCTCGGAGGCCTCGCGCCGGGTGAAGATGGACCGCAGCCACCTGCGGACGTTGCTCCGGAAATACGGGTTTCGCGGGGCGGATGAAGGGGGGGCGTGA
- the mscL gene encoding large conductance mechanosensitive channel protein MscL yields MAHAIVKEFKDFLSRGSVIDLAVAVVLGAAFNAVVTTFTNGILMNLIAAIFGKPNFDELSFRIGHGVIEYGKFLTAVVNFVIVGFALFLFVKALNAARRPRPAAPAVPQETDHDLLAQIRDALVAKTPSRAS; encoded by the coding sequence ATGGCTCACGCGATCGTCAAGGAATTCAAGGACTTCCTATCTCGGGGCAGCGTGATCGATCTCGCGGTCGCCGTCGTCCTCGGCGCCGCATTCAATGCCGTCGTCACGACGTTCACGAACGGCATTCTGATGAACCTGATCGCGGCGATTTTCGGCAAACCCAACTTCGACGAGCTCTCGTTCCGGATCGGCCATGGAGTGATCGAGTACGGGAAGTTCCTGACCGCCGTGGTCAATTTCGTGATCGTAGGATTCGCGCTCTTCCTGTTCGTGAAGGCGCTCAACGCGGCGAGGCGGCCGCGGCCTGCGGCGCCTGCGGTGCCCCAGGAGACGGACCACGATCTTCTCGCGCAGATCCGCGACGCGTTGGTCGCGAAGACCCCCTCGCGCGCCTCGTAG
- a CDS encoding YtfJ family protein — protein sequence MLAFGITLLAATALPSAPALAVLSEQAVAPNARVEDADGKAVEIKSLKGKPIVIVYDDRTSAPKSEAFRRELVKLLKSGPYTSKVSLLIVADVSPYDFWPARGTVKDAVRDETKKQGTTVYCDWTGGMRSAYKLKNEITGVVMVGKEGRVMFAKEGVPAGADQKRLVDALKAEVEGS from the coding sequence GTGCTCGCCTTCGGAATCACCCTTCTCGCGGCGACGGCGCTTCCGAGCGCGCCCGCCCTGGCCGTGCTTTCGGAGCAGGCGGTCGCCCCGAACGCACGCGTGGAGGACGCCGACGGAAAGGCGGTCGAGATCAAATCGCTGAAGGGCAAGCCGATCGTCATCGTCTACGACGACCGGACGTCGGCGCCGAAGAGCGAGGCATTCCGGCGCGAGCTCGTCAAGCTCCTGAAATCGGGCCCGTATACGTCGAAGGTGTCGCTCTTGATCGTCGCAGACGTGAGCCCCTACGATTTCTGGCCGGCGCGCGGCACGGTCAAGGACGCCGTCCGCGACGAGACGAAGAAGCAGGGGACGACGGTCTATTGCGATTGGACCGGCGGGATGCGCTCGGCGTACAAGCTGAAGAACGAGATCACGGGCGTGGTGATGGTGGGCAAGGAAGGACGCGTGATGTTCGCCAAGGAAGGCGTGCCCGCGGGCGCCGACCAGAAGCGGCTCGTCGACGCGCTGAAGGCCGAGGTCGAGGGGAGCTGA
- a CDS encoding monooxygenase has protein sequence MTRTQWMLATISMFSLVACGSKEEDASSPLRIPTYHEDVAPILAEHCQSCHDKGGIAPFSLVDYEDARRTAEALRIATTSRSMPPFVLDNSGECNTYVEGRWLTDAQIKTIEAWARAGAPEGEPPKGAAPAPRALAELDRVDMTIDMKDTYTPDAAKFDDYRCFVLDPGLTEDVFITGFHVRPGVASMLHHLTLFSIDTKEAEATAEALDAAEPGFGYSCIDDIHVPDARWLVGAGPGSGALRFPEGTGLRMRAGRKTILQIHYNQENGRHADRTRIDLMLARNVPKEAIVQRIAATNLLLPPRQASVDQTAVQPVPVDLTLWGLWPHMHKLGTGMLVTAMHDGEEKCLARVNSWDFHWQGFAHYTKPIDLSWGDSMRITCTYDTRGRDTTTSWGQGTNDEMCIAFFYLTAN, from the coding sequence ATGACACGGACACAGTGGATGCTGGCTACGATTTCAATGTTCTCGCTGGTCGCGTGTGGCAGCAAGGAGGAAGACGCGAGCTCCCCGCTCCGGATCCCCACGTATCACGAGGACGTGGCGCCCATCCTCGCCGAGCATTGCCAGAGTTGCCACGACAAGGGCGGCATTGCCCCGTTTTCCCTCGTCGATTACGAGGACGCGCGCCGGACCGCCGAGGCGCTCCGCATCGCCACGACGTCGCGCAGCATGCCTCCGTTCGTCCTCGACAACAGCGGCGAATGCAACACGTACGTCGAGGGCCGCTGGCTCACGGACGCGCAGATCAAGACGATCGAGGCCTGGGCCCGCGCCGGCGCGCCCGAGGGAGAGCCGCCGAAGGGCGCGGCCCCCGCGCCGCGGGCCCTCGCGGAGCTCGATCGCGTCGACATGACGATCGACATGAAGGATACGTATACCCCGGATGCCGCGAAGTTCGACGATTACCGGTGCTTCGTGCTCGATCCCGGGCTCACGGAGGACGTATTCATCACCGGCTTCCACGTTCGCCCGGGGGTCGCCTCGATGCTGCATCACCTCACGCTCTTCTCCATCGACACGAAGGAAGCGGAGGCCACGGCCGAGGCGCTCGACGCGGCCGAGCCCGGATTCGGGTATTCGTGCATCGACGACATCCACGTGCCGGACGCGCGCTGGCTCGTCGGCGCGGGCCCCGGCAGCGGGGCGCTTCGCTTCCCCGAGGGCACGGGGCTGCGCATGCGCGCCGGGCGGAAGACGATCCTGCAGATCCATTACAATCAAGAAAATGGGCGCCACGCCGATCGCACCCGGATCGACCTCATGCTCGCCCGGAATGTGCCGAAAGAGGCCATCGTGCAGCGCATCGCGGCCACGAACCTCCTCTTGCCACCGAGGCAAGCGAGCGTCGACCAGACCGCGGTCCAGCCCGTGCCCGTGGATCTCACCTTGTGGGGACTCTGGCCGCACATGCACAAGCTCGGGACGGGGATGCTCGTCACCGCGATGCACGACGGAGAAGAGAAATGCCTGGCCCGTGTGAACAGCTGGGATTTCCACTGGCAGGGGTTCGCCCATTACACGAAGCCCATCGACCTCTCGTGGGGCGACTCGATGCGCATCACGTGCACGTACGACACGCGCGGGCGCGACACGACGACGTCCTGGGGTCAGGGCACGAACGACGAGATGTGCATCGCCTTTTTCTACCTGACGGCAAATTGA
- a CDS encoding ferritin-like domain-containing protein, protein MDRYRSLRLSLLVAIGGAACSASPPASSGAGEGAVVAIPTTPSSATAEPSPEGEPEPEKSKRVGWVAEKNGNVHRASRVTCDATIDIPACAGTERHQSCKTDADCTEHPHGKCTSGVGQVGTYCGCTYSCETDEDCGAGKACICKGTGALRARNSVCGEASCSTDADCGGSTCGLSAYHNGCYEQVTLACRTKEDTCKSDADCGNSPRPGGSCVAIGAKGAKPTWQCASMSCVIGRPLVVEGETRAAKPRARADWRAPLVFDTGDLSAEAREAITAHHAAIAAMEHASIASFARFSLQLLALGAPAELLAEAQNAARDEVEHARIEYAIASRIGGRIIGPDKLPEATARLATDVVSFVEALVVEGCVGETLGAAEGQEVARYVKDEGLRAVLAQIAEDEARHAALAWKTLQWAMGTFGAEAREATVRAFERARAMHEKDPAAGPVENEEFGVLGARTLGALRREALREVVAPCLRQLGLVACS, encoded by the coding sequence GTGGATCGTTACCGAAGTTTACGCCTCTCCCTCCTCGTCGCGATCGGCGGAGCCGCGTGCTCGGCCTCTCCTCCTGCCTCGTCCGGCGCCGGGGAAGGCGCCGTCGTCGCCATCCCCACGACGCCTTCGAGCGCGACGGCCGAGCCTTCGCCCGAGGGCGAGCCCGAGCCGGAAAAGTCGAAGCGCGTCGGCTGGGTGGCCGAGAAAAACGGGAACGTCCACCGCGCGAGCCGCGTGACGTGCGACGCGACGATCGACATCCCCGCCTGCGCGGGCACGGAGAGGCACCAGTCCTGCAAGACGGACGCCGATTGCACGGAGCATCCGCACGGGAAGTGTACGAGCGGGGTGGGGCAGGTCGGCACGTATTGCGGCTGCACGTACTCGTGCGAGACCGACGAAGACTGCGGCGCCGGGAAGGCCTGCATCTGCAAGGGCACGGGCGCTTTGCGCGCGCGTAACTCCGTCTGCGGGGAAGCGTCCTGCAGCACGGACGCCGATTGCGGGGGGAGCACCTGTGGTTTGTCGGCATACCACAATGGTTGTTACGAGCAGGTCACGCTCGCTTGCCGGACCAAGGAGGACACCTGCAAGAGCGACGCGGATTGCGGGAACAGCCCGCGGCCCGGCGGATCCTGCGTGGCGATTGGCGCGAAGGGCGCGAAGCCGACCTGGCAATGCGCGTCGATGTCCTGTGTGATCGGCCGGCCCCTCGTCGTGGAAGGCGAGACCCGCGCCGCGAAGCCGCGCGCCCGCGCCGACTGGCGCGCGCCGCTTGTCTTCGACACGGGAGACCTCTCCGCGGAGGCGCGTGAGGCGATCACGGCGCACCACGCGGCCATCGCCGCCATGGAGCACGCTTCGATCGCGAGCTTCGCGCGCTTTTCGCTCCAGCTCCTCGCGCTCGGCGCGCCCGCGGAGCTGCTCGCCGAGGCGCAAAACGCCGCGCGCGACGAGGTGGAGCACGCGCGGATCGAATATGCCATCGCCTCCCGAATCGGAGGGCGAATCATCGGGCCGGACAAACTCCCGGAGGCGACGGCGCGGCTCGCGACGGACGTCGTTTCGTTCGTGGAGGCGCTCGTGGTCGAGGGCTGCGTGGGCGAGACGCTCGGCGCGGCCGAGGGGCAGGAGGTGGCGCGTTACGTGAAGGACGAGGGTCTACGGGCCGTGCTCGCGCAGATCGCCGAGGACGAGGCGCGGCACGCGGCGCTCGCGTGGAAGACCTTGCAATGGGCGATGGGCACGTTCGGGGCCGAGGCGCGCGAGGCCACCGTGCGGGCGTTCGAGCGGGCCCGAGCGATGCACGAAAAGGATCCCGCGGCCGGGCCCGTGGAAAACGAGGAATTCGGCGTGCTCGGGGCACGGACGCTCGGCGCGCTGCGGCGCGAGGCGCTGCGTGAGGTCGTGGCGCCGTGCCTTCGTCAGCTCGGGCTTGTCGCCTGTTCTTGA
- a CDS encoding NFACT RNA binding domain-containing protein has protein sequence MEGFEVLIGRGAEDNDYLTFDVAKPHDVWLHVGGGTPGSHVIVRNPDRVEVPRSVVEIAAAAAAWYSKSRGAPKVEVHFCRASEVSKPRGAPAGLVELARYKSVKVKPAAPAGATD, from the coding sequence GTGGAGGGCTTCGAGGTCCTCATCGGCCGCGGCGCCGAGGACAACGACTACCTGACGTTCGACGTCGCCAAGCCGCACGACGTGTGGCTGCACGTCGGCGGCGGGACACCGGGCAGCCACGTCATCGTGCGGAACCCCGATCGCGTCGAGGTCCCCCGTTCGGTCGTGGAGATCGCCGCCGCGGCGGCCGCCTGGTATTCGAAATCACGGGGGGCGCCGAAGGTCGAGGTGCATTTCTGCCGCGCGTCCGAGGTGTCGAAGCCGCGCGGCGCTCCCGCGGGGCTCGTGGAATTGGCCCGCTACAAGAGCGTCAAGGTGAAGCCCGCGGCGCCCGCGGGCGCGACCGATTGA